A DNA window from Pseudarthrobacter sp. W1I19 contains the following coding sequences:
- the sucC gene encoding ADP-forming succinate--CoA ligase subunit beta: protein MDLFEYQARDMFEAHGVPVLAGIVAHTPEEAKAAAEKIGGVTVVKAQVKVGGRGKAGGVKVAKSADEALEHATNILGMDIKGHTVNKVMIAQGADIAEEYYFSVLLDRANRNYLAMCSVEGGMEIEQLAVERPEALAKIAIDPAVGIDQAKADEIVAAAGFAEELRGKVADVILKLWDVFKKEDATLVEVNPLVKTGAGEIVALDGKVSLDENADFRHAKHALLEDKDAADPLEAKAKAQDLNYVKLDGEVGIIGNGAGLVMSTLDVVAYAGENHGNVKPANFLDIGGGASAEVMAAGLDVILGDEQVKSVFVNVFGGITACDAVAKGIVGALAELGHTANKPLVVRLDGNNVEEGRRILNEANHPLVTLAATMDEGADKAAELANAAK, encoded by the coding sequence GTGGACCTGTTTGAATACCAGGCGCGCGATATGTTCGAGGCGCACGGTGTACCCGTGCTTGCCGGCATCGTGGCGCACACCCCAGAAGAAGCAAAGGCAGCTGCCGAGAAGATCGGCGGCGTAACTGTCGTCAAAGCACAGGTCAAGGTTGGCGGCCGCGGCAAAGCCGGCGGCGTCAAGGTCGCAAAGTCCGCTGACGAGGCACTTGAGCACGCCACCAACATCCTGGGCATGGACATCAAGGGCCACACCGTCAACAAGGTGATGATCGCCCAGGGTGCTGACATCGCCGAGGAGTACTACTTCTCCGTCCTGCTGGACCGGGCCAACCGCAACTACCTGGCCATGTGCTCGGTTGAAGGCGGCATGGAAATCGAACAGCTCGCCGTCGAACGCCCCGAAGCGCTGGCCAAGATCGCCATCGACCCCGCCGTGGGCATCGACCAGGCGAAGGCAGACGAAATCGTCGCAGCCGCAGGCTTCGCTGAGGAACTCCGCGGCAAAGTCGCCGACGTGATCCTCAAGCTCTGGGACGTCTTCAAGAAGGAAGACGCCACCCTTGTGGAGGTCAACCCGCTGGTCAAGACCGGCGCCGGGGAGATCGTGGCACTTGACGGCAAGGTCTCCCTCGACGAGAACGCCGACTTCCGCCACGCCAAGCACGCCCTCCTTGAGGACAAGGACGCAGCCGACCCGCTTGAGGCCAAGGCAAAGGCGCAGGACCTCAACTACGTCAAGCTGGACGGCGAAGTGGGCATTATCGGCAACGGTGCAGGCCTGGTCATGTCCACCCTGGACGTCGTTGCCTACGCCGGCGAGAACCACGGCAACGTCAAGCCCGCGAACTTCCTGGACATCGGCGGCGGAGCCTCCGCTGAGGTCATGGCTGCAGGCCTGGACGTCATCCTCGGCGACGAGCAGGTCAAGTCCGTCTTCGTGAACGTCTTCGGCGGCATCACCGCCTGTGACGCGGTTGCCAAGGGCATCGTCGGCGCACTGGCCGAACTCGGCCACACCGCCAACAAGCCGCTGGTGGTCCGTCTCGACGGCAACAACGTCGAAGAAGGCCGCCGCATCCTGAACGAGGCCAACCACCCGCTGGTTACCCTGGCCGCCACCATGGACGAGGGCGCCGACAAGGCCGCCGAGCTCGCCAACGCAGCGAAGTAA
- a CDS encoding glycosyltransferase, producing MKILFASQAIDGHFNPMTGVAAELAKRGHDVRWYTGPVLAGKLRELGIPLFPFNRAIEHRADNLSELYPERAKLKGPPAIGFDGEKIFASNISSFFEDILELDRAFPFDVLVADSSMFIHRLVAHLMGKRVVAFVAIPNMESDPLVPPLFFGFLPARNAGEKVLQAAAGLLSDKVILRPASQSYRRQHAFYGQEVPKRGRLTDEPYRCSDAVIQTGSRSLDFPRRKDNPKVHYVGALLPYRLADTSGLQGEPHMDPQGSAGRGLARTIVVTQGTVDNLDPNKLIIPAVEALKDTDTIVMVATAGRGTEELRERYPQPNIQIHDYIDFAAVFDHTDVFVTNGGFGGVQLALSKGVPLVVSGINEGKNDVNARVEYAGVGINLRTDNPSAESIGNAVNSILADPAWKHRAQQMRADFGSDNPAEAAAKVVEDVFSKR from the coding sequence GTGAAGATTCTGTTTGCCAGCCAGGCCATCGACGGCCATTTCAACCCGATGACCGGGGTGGCGGCGGAGCTCGCAAAACGGGGGCATGATGTCCGCTGGTACACGGGCCCGGTCCTCGCCGGCAAGCTCCGTGAACTCGGGATTCCGCTGTTCCCCTTCAATCGCGCCATCGAACACCGCGCCGACAACCTCAGTGAGCTCTACCCGGAACGAGCCAAGCTGAAAGGGCCCCCCGCCATCGGCTTTGACGGGGAGAAAATCTTCGCAAGCAACATCAGCAGCTTCTTCGAGGACATCCTGGAACTGGACCGGGCCTTCCCTTTTGATGTCCTGGTGGCGGACAGTTCCATGTTCATCCACCGGCTCGTTGCGCACCTGATGGGAAAGCGGGTGGTGGCCTTTGTTGCGATTCCCAATATGGAAAGCGATCCACTGGTGCCCCCGCTCTTTTTCGGTTTCCTCCCCGCGCGCAACGCAGGGGAAAAGGTCCTGCAGGCCGCGGCCGGGCTTCTCTCCGACAAGGTCATTCTTCGCCCCGCCAGCCAAAGCTACCGACGGCAGCACGCGTTCTACGGCCAGGAGGTGCCCAAAAGAGGCCGGCTCACCGACGAGCCCTACCGCTGCTCGGACGCCGTCATCCAGACCGGCTCCAGGTCCCTCGATTTTCCGCGAAGAAAGGACAACCCCAAAGTCCACTACGTCGGGGCGCTCCTGCCGTACCGGCTCGCGGATACGTCCGGCCTGCAAGGGGAGCCGCACATGGATCCGCAAGGTTCCGCCGGTAGAGGTCTTGCCAGGACAATAGTGGTCACCCAGGGCACGGTGGACAACCTGGACCCGAACAAACTGATCATTCCCGCAGTAGAGGCACTGAAGGACACGGACACCATAGTGATGGTGGCGACGGCAGGCCGCGGTACGGAGGAACTCCGTGAACGCTATCCTCAACCGAACATCCAGATCCACGACTACATCGACTTTGCCGCCGTCTTCGACCATACGGACGTCTTTGTCACCAACGGCGGATTTGGCGGCGTGCAGCTCGCGCTTTCCAAGGGAGTCCCCCTGGTGGTGTCCGGGATCAACGAGGGAAAGAACGATGTCAACGCCAGGGTGGAGTACGCCGGAGTGGGCATCAACCTGCGGACGGACAACCCCTCCGCAGAGAGCATTGGCAACGCCGTGAACAGCATCCTGGCTGATCCCGCATGGAAGCACCGGGCCCAGCAGATGCGCGCCGATTTTGGCTCCGACAATCCTGCCGAGGCTGCCGCCAAAGTGGTGGAAGACGTATTCAGCAAAAGATAA
- a CDS encoding tautomerase family protein, producing the protein MPLVRIDVNEGRGQEELQRLSRGIHDAILAEYAIPERDYFHILTEHPQGQIFAQDAGLGFERSRAVVMIQIFTQGGRTQEAKQQLFAAVANKLSTLGVAGEDVFIGYVENSPGDWSFGFGRAQYITGELAVPKK; encoded by the coding sequence ATGCCACTTGTACGTATTGATGTCAACGAAGGACGCGGCCAGGAGGAGTTGCAGCGGCTGAGCCGGGGGATCCATGACGCGATCCTCGCCGAGTACGCCATTCCCGAGCGGGACTACTTCCACATCCTCACGGAACACCCGCAGGGGCAGATCTTTGCCCAGGATGCCGGCCTCGGGTTCGAGCGGAGCCGGGCTGTGGTGATGATCCAGATCTTTACCCAGGGCGGGCGAACGCAGGAAGCGAAGCAGCAGCTTTTCGCCGCCGTTGCAAACAAGCTTTCCACGCTTGGCGTTGCCGGTGAGGATGTCTTTATCGGTTACGTGGAAAACTCGCCCGGCGATTGGTCTTTCGGGTTCGGCCGGGCGCAGTACATCACCGGAGAGTTGGCAGTGCCGAAGAAGTAG
- a CDS encoding SRPBCC family protein, producing MSNSLKLSVPEGVPFIDYEREFDFPVADVFRAHKEPDLIVQWLGPRGYKMDIDHYDFRTGGSYSYLHTGPEGVPYEFKGIFHTVRENEFAIQTFEFGGYPDVVSLEFMTFEDLGNGRTRLRGHSVYPSQEARDGMAQSGMEGGMSEGYERLEELLSGAKV from the coding sequence ATGAGCAATTCCCTGAAACTCAGCGTTCCTGAGGGCGTCCCCTTCATCGATTACGAGCGCGAGTTTGATTTCCCGGTCGCGGACGTGTTCCGCGCCCACAAGGAACCGGACCTGATCGTTCAGTGGCTGGGCCCCCGGGGCTACAAGATGGACATCGACCACTACGATTTCCGCACGGGCGGCAGCTACAGCTACCTGCACACCGGGCCCGAGGGCGTGCCCTACGAGTTCAAGGGCATCTTCCACACTGTCCGCGAGAACGAGTTCGCCATCCAGACCTTTGAGTTCGGCGGGTACCCGGATGTAGTGAGCTTGGAATTCATGACGTTCGAGGACCTTGGCAACGGCCGGACCCGGCTGCGCGGCCATTCCGTCTATCCCAGCCAGGAGGCACGCGACGGCATGGCGCAGTCCGGAATGGAGGGCGGCATGAGCGAAGGCTACGAGCGGCTGGAGGAGCTGCTGAGCGGCGCCAAGGTGTAG
- a CDS encoding DUF998 domain-containing protein has protein sequence MSSAPSTSSAAAVIPDTTSTRQYIGAWSVLSVLQYFAAEAAVILAWAGPQPYDLRTGYISDLGALRCGVFDGRPVCSPLNWLMNASFVVQGLGMLLGALLLSSGLLCVAALAGARVQRRRPWLAAVWVRLLTGTAGAGTVIVGLVPEDAGSGWHYTGAVTYFIAGAAALLVLGFLWLRKTAMAWFILACGSVSLAALVTGGLTRMAVPEPGTLERLMGYPVTVGMAAAGLVIAQRVHRHRKQVRAAASLRQPL, from the coding sequence ATGAGTTCAGCGCCGTCCACATCGTCAGCCGCTGCCGTTATTCCGGACACCACCTCCACCCGGCAGTACATCGGAGCATGGTCAGTGCTCAGCGTGCTGCAGTATTTCGCGGCGGAGGCTGCAGTGATCCTGGCCTGGGCAGGCCCGCAGCCCTACGACCTGCGCACGGGCTACATCAGTGACCTCGGAGCCCTCCGCTGTGGTGTCTTTGACGGGCGCCCGGTGTGTTCTCCCTTGAACTGGCTCATGAATGCCTCCTTTGTGGTTCAGGGCCTCGGGATGCTGCTCGGTGCGCTGCTGCTGAGCTCGGGACTGCTGTGCGTGGCCGCCTTGGCCGGGGCCCGTGTACAGCGGCGGCGGCCCTGGCTCGCGGCTGTCTGGGTGCGGCTGCTGACCGGAACGGCCGGGGCCGGGACGGTGATTGTGGGACTGGTGCCGGAGGATGCCGGCTCCGGCTGGCACTACACCGGTGCCGTGACGTACTTCATTGCCGGGGCAGCCGCCCTGCTGGTGCTGGGATTCCTCTGGCTGCGGAAAACAGCCATGGCGTGGTTCATTCTGGCCTGCGGTTCGGTTTCGCTGGCTGCCCTGGTCACCGGCGGACTGACCCGGATGGCTGTGCCGGAACCCGGCACACTGGAACGGCTCATGGGCTACCCGGTCACGGTGGGGATGGCTGCCGCCGGACTGGTCATCGCGCAGCGCGTCCACCGGCACCGGAAGCAGGTCCGTGCCGCGGCGTCGCTTCGCCAGCCGCTCTAG
- a CDS encoding inositol monophosphatase family protein produces MTIGRHSAVELDPSLDDYELAAALVREAGQLALLMRMAGLQSEQKTSVSDVVTAADHAAEAYVLEQLRRCRPDDGILGEEGASVQGTSGRTWVIDPVDGTYNFLHGSTYWCSAIALKDSSDVMLGAIFQPEEDKLWLGGKARPATLNGEPLTVFHQDRGARNSTAVAELGAATYIHPSWLMDPLCAMPWHAAATSAAALRMLGSGSCDLGRVADGQLGCWFQHSCPEWDWLPGKAIVRAAGGAVDTVRVNGLEWFMAGGTTAVRELRAALESGSVA; encoded by the coding sequence ATGACCATTGGCCGGCACAGCGCTGTTGAACTTGACCCCTCCCTTGACGACTACGAGCTGGCGGCGGCTTTGGTCCGCGAAGCAGGGCAGCTTGCATTGCTGATGCGGATGGCGGGCCTGCAGTCCGAACAGAAGACGTCGGTTTCCGACGTGGTGACAGCTGCCGACCATGCCGCCGAGGCCTACGTGCTTGAGCAGCTGCGGCGTTGCCGGCCGGACGACGGCATCCTGGGGGAGGAGGGCGCCTCGGTCCAGGGGACAAGTGGCCGGACCTGGGTGATTGACCCGGTGGATGGCACCTACAACTTCCTGCATGGTTCAACGTACTGGTGCTCCGCGATTGCCCTGAAGGATTCCTCCGATGTAATGCTCGGAGCCATCTTCCAGCCGGAGGAGGACAAGCTTTGGCTCGGGGGCAAGGCCCGCCCTGCAACGTTGAACGGCGAACCCCTCACGGTGTTCCACCAGGACCGGGGCGCCCGCAACAGCACCGCCGTGGCTGAACTGGGGGCCGCAACGTACATCCACCCGAGCTGGCTGATGGATCCACTGTGCGCGATGCCGTGGCACGCGGCCGCTACATCCGCCGCCGCGCTGCGCATGCTGGGTTCCGGTTCCTGTGACCTGGGCCGGGTGGCCGACGGGCAGCTTGGATGCTGGTTCCAGCACAGCTGCCCCGAGTGGGACTGGCTTCCGGGCAAAGCGATCGTCCGGGCTGCCGGCGGAGCCGTGGACACAGTTCGAGTAAACGGCCTGGAGTGGTTTATGGCCGGGGGAACGACGGCGGTTCGTGAGTTGCGTGCCGCCCTCGAGTCCGGTTCGGTGGCGTAG
- a CDS encoding helix-turn-helix transcriptional regulator yields MDSESAALDSAFMALADPVRRSIIARLSRGPATVNELAEPFAISKQAVSKHIQVLEQAELVTRTRDAQRRPVHLNPARLEALTAWIDQYRLVREGQFRSLDAVLRSKAAASSDKPKESS; encoded by the coding sequence ATGGACTCTGAAAGCGCGGCACTGGACTCGGCTTTTATGGCCCTGGCCGACCCCGTGCGGCGGAGCATCATTGCCCGGCTCAGCCGGGGCCCGGCCACTGTTAATGAATTGGCAGAACCGTTCGCGATCTCCAAACAGGCGGTCTCGAAACATATCCAGGTACTCGAGCAGGCGGAACTGGTGACCCGGACCAGGGACGCACAGCGCCGGCCCGTCCACCTGAACCCGGCACGGCTTGAGGCGCTCACTGCCTGGATCGACCAGTACAGGCTGGTCCGCGAAGGGCAGTTCCGCAGCCTCGACGCCGTACTCAGATCAAAAGCTGCGGCCAGCAGCGACAAACCCAAGGAGTCATCATGA
- the sucD gene encoding succinate--CoA ligase subunit alpha, which produces MSIYLNKDSKVIVQGITGGEGTKHTALMLKAGTNIVGGVNARKAGTTVLHGDNEINVYGTVKEAIAETGADVSIVFVPPAFTKNAVVEAIEAGIGLVVVITEGVPVQDSAEFWALAQSKLDADGNQVTRIIGPNCPGIITPGEALVGITPANITGKGPIGLVSKSGTLTYQMMYELRDLGFSTAIGIGGDPIIGTTHIDALAAFEADPETKAIVMIGEIGGDAEERAADFIKANVTKPVVGYVAGFTAPEGKTMGHAGAIVSGSAGTAQAKKEALEAAGVKVGKTPSETAKLLREVYAAL; this is translated from the coding sequence ATGTCTATCTATCTGAACAAAGACTCAAAGGTCATCGTCCAGGGCATCACCGGCGGCGAAGGCACCAAGCACACCGCCCTGATGCTGAAGGCCGGCACCAACATCGTGGGCGGCGTCAACGCCCGCAAGGCCGGCACCACCGTCCTGCACGGCGACAACGAAATCAACGTCTACGGCACCGTCAAGGAAGCCATTGCCGAAACCGGCGCAGACGTTTCCATCGTCTTCGTGCCGCCGGCATTCACCAAGAACGCTGTTGTTGAAGCCATCGAAGCCGGCATCGGCCTCGTTGTGGTCATCACCGAAGGCGTGCCGGTCCAGGACTCCGCTGAATTCTGGGCACTGGCCCAGTCCAAGCTGGACGCCGACGGCAACCAGGTAACCCGCATCATCGGCCCGAACTGCCCCGGCATCATCACCCCGGGCGAGGCCCTGGTGGGCATTACCCCGGCCAACATCACGGGCAAGGGCCCCATCGGCCTGGTCTCCAAGTCAGGCACCCTGACCTACCAGATGATGTACGAACTGCGCGACCTGGGCTTCTCCACCGCCATCGGCATCGGCGGCGACCCCATCATCGGCACCACGCACATCGACGCCCTGGCCGCGTTCGAGGCTGATCCCGAGACCAAGGCGATCGTGATGATCGGCGAAATCGGCGGCGACGCCGAAGAGCGCGCAGCCGACTTCATCAAGGCCAACGTCACCAAGCCGGTTGTCGGCTACGTGGCAGGCTTTACCGCTCCCGAAGGCAAGACCATGGGCCACGCCGGCGCCATCGTCTCCGGTTCCGCCGGAACCGCACAGGCCAAGAAGGAAGCCCTCGAAGCTGCAGGCGTGAAGGTCGGCAAGACGCCGTCCGAGACCGCGAAGCTGCTGCGCGAAGTTTACGCAGCCCTCTAG
- the pcrA gene encoding DNA helicase PcrA: MLFDPYSDGPFKAAPTAAARTKSPSEGVAAAPGTGGSVRAQVPEGKAHRSHGMDPAKLLQGLNPQQEEAVKHAGGALLIVAGAGSGKTRVLSNRIAYLIATGRAHYGEILAITFTNKAAAEMRERIEKLVGGRAKIMWISTFHSSCVRILRQEAANVGLKSNFSIYDSADSLRLVTQVSKALDLDPKKFAPKAIQHKISALKNELIDADSFASAANYNDPFEQAVADVFKGYTQRLRQANAMDFDDLIAETVYMFRAFPALAESYRRRFRHVLVDEYQDTNHAQYALVREIVGEGPGASELTVVGDSDQSIYAFRGADIRNIVEFEKDYPEARTIKLEQNYRSTQNILSAANSVISRNPNRPEKRLWTAEGEGHKIIGYVGENEHDEAQFIAKEIDRLQDEENLRPGDVAIFYRTNAQSRSIEDVLVRVGLPYKVVGGTRFYERKEIKDALAYLRVLVNPDDDVNLRRVLNEPKRGIGDRAEGAVAALAQRERTSFMAAARRAEQAPGMATRSVNAVLGFVKLLDDLAEVAAGSGAAAALEAVLEQTGYLAALRSSTDPQDESRVENLAELVAVVREYEQENPEGSLEAFLEQVSLVADADQIPDAPAGTAEETAAAVAEAKRLGVVTLMTLHTAKGLEFPVVFLTGMEHGLFPHQRSATDPKELAEERRLAYVGLTRARKRLYVTRSEVRSMWGQSQYNPASQFLEEIPADLLEWKREGTSRQSNWGGGSISSGRYSGSFWGAGTSRGAAADPSAGFNADVPAVIARNRVQPQKEIVAVSVGDKVNHTSFGNGTVLALEGAGDKTVAKVKFDVGEKRLLLRYAPLTKLDA; encoded by the coding sequence ATGTTGTTTGACCCGTACTCTGACGGACCCTTTAAAGCCGCTCCCACCGCCGCTGCCCGCACCAAGTCGCCTTCCGAGGGCGTAGCTGCGGCGCCGGGGACGGGCGGAAGCGTCCGCGCACAGGTGCCGGAAGGGAAGGCTCACCGAAGCCACGGCATGGACCCGGCCAAGCTGCTGCAGGGGCTCAACCCCCAGCAGGAGGAAGCCGTCAAACATGCTGGTGGCGCCCTGCTCATCGTGGCCGGTGCCGGTTCGGGAAAGACCCGTGTACTCAGCAACAGGATCGCCTACCTGATCGCCACAGGACGGGCCCACTACGGCGAAATCCTGGCCATCACCTTCACGAACAAGGCCGCCGCGGAAATGCGGGAACGCATCGAAAAACTGGTGGGCGGACGCGCCAAGATCATGTGGATCTCCACCTTCCACTCATCCTGCGTCCGCATTCTCCGGCAGGAGGCGGCCAATGTGGGGCTGAAATCGAACTTCTCCATCTACGACTCCGCCGACTCCCTGCGGCTGGTCACCCAGGTCTCTAAAGCCCTTGACCTGGACCCCAAGAAGTTTGCGCCCAAGGCTATCCAGCACAAGATCTCGGCGCTGAAGAACGAACTTATCGACGCCGATTCATTCGCCTCGGCCGCCAACTACAACGATCCCTTCGAGCAGGCTGTTGCTGATGTCTTCAAGGGCTACACGCAGCGGCTGCGGCAGGCGAACGCCATGGACTTCGACGACCTCATCGCCGAGACCGTCTACATGTTCCGGGCCTTCCCTGCCCTCGCGGAGTCCTACCGCCGGCGGTTCCGGCACGTGCTGGTGGACGAATACCAGGACACCAACCACGCCCAGTACGCCCTGGTCCGCGAAATTGTGGGGGAGGGGCCCGGGGCTTCCGAGCTGACCGTGGTTGGTGACTCGGACCAGTCCATCTATGCTTTCCGCGGTGCCGATATCCGCAACATCGTGGAGTTCGAGAAAGACTACCCCGAGGCGCGGACCATCAAGCTGGAGCAGAACTACCGCTCCACCCAGAACATCCTCAGCGCGGCCAATTCGGTGATCTCACGGAATCCGAACCGTCCGGAAAAGCGGCTGTGGACCGCCGAGGGCGAAGGTCACAAGATCATCGGCTACGTGGGCGAGAACGAGCATGACGAAGCCCAGTTCATCGCCAAGGAAATTGACCGGCTCCAGGACGAGGAAAACCTCCGCCCCGGCGACGTCGCCATCTTCTACCGGACCAACGCCCAGTCGCGCTCCATCGAAGACGTGCTGGTCCGGGTTGGCCTGCCCTACAAGGTGGTGGGCGGCACGCGCTTCTACGAGCGCAAGGAGATCAAGGACGCCCTCGCCTACCTGCGTGTCCTGGTTAATCCGGACGACGACGTCAACCTGCGGCGGGTGCTCAACGAACCAAAGCGCGGCATCGGTGACCGCGCCGAGGGCGCCGTGGCCGCGCTTGCCCAGCGTGAACGGACGTCGTTTATGGCCGCCGCACGCCGGGCCGAGCAGGCTCCGGGCATGGCAACCCGGTCCGTGAATGCCGTGCTTGGGTTCGTGAAGTTGCTGGATGACCTGGCAGAAGTGGCCGCGGGCTCGGGCGCGGCGGCAGCACTGGAAGCCGTCCTGGAGCAGACCGGTTATCTGGCCGCGCTGCGCTCCAGCACGGATCCGCAGGACGAGTCCCGGGTGGAAAACCTCGCCGAACTCGTCGCCGTCGTCCGTGAATACGAACAGGAGAATCCGGAAGGGTCTCTGGAGGCCTTCCTGGAACAGGTGTCCCTGGTGGCGGATGCCGACCAGATCCCGGATGCCCCGGCGGGAACCGCCGAAGAAACAGCTGCCGCCGTCGCGGAGGCAAAACGGCTGGGCGTGGTCACCCTCATGACCCTGCACACGGCCAAGGGGCTCGAATTCCCGGTGGTGTTCCTGACGGGCATGGAACATGGCCTGTTCCCGCACCAGCGTTCAGCAACGGATCCGAAGGAACTGGCGGAAGAACGCCGCCTCGCCTACGTAGGGCTCACCCGTGCCCGGAAGCGGCTCTACGTGACCCGTTCCGAGGTCCGCAGCATGTGGGGGCAGAGCCAGTACAACCCTGCCAGCCAGTTCCTTGAGGAGATCCCCGCTGATCTCCTGGAATGGAAGCGTGAAGGAACCAGCAGGCAGTCCAACTGGGGCGGCGGATCCATCAGTTCGGGCCGCTACAGCGGATCCTTCTGGGGCGCCGGGACTTCCCGCGGTGCTGCCGCCGATCCCTCGGCGGGCTTCAATGCCGATGTCCCCGCTGTGATCGCCCGCAACCGTGTGCAGCCGCAAAAAGAGATCGTCGCGGTCAGTGTGGGGGACAAGGTCAACCACACGAGTTTCGGAAACGGGACGGTGCTGGCCCTCGAGGGGGCCGGGGACAAGACCGTGGCAAAGGTGAAGTTCGACGTCGGCGAAAAACGGCTGCTGCTCCGGTACGCGCCGCTCACCAAGCTCGACGCCTAG
- the iolC gene encoding 5-dehydro-2-deoxygluconokinase, whose translation MTHELLTIGRISVDIYPNDIGVDLEDVTSFGKYLGGSPSNVAVAAARHGRRTGVITRTGEDAFGNYLHRELHKFNVDDSFVSPVKEYPTAVTFCAIKPATDEFPLYFYGRFPTAPDLQIKVEELDLDAIREAGIFWSTVTGLCQEPSRSAHAAAHQARPRTGLAEGQFTILDLDYRPMFWASEEEARAEVAKILPHVTVAIGNDKECAVAVGEGTPDEQADRLLAAGVEIAVVKLGPEGVMAKTRTERVVSAPVPVETVNGLGAGDSFGGAFCHGLLSGWTLAQVLDYANAAGAIVASRLSCADAMPTPDEVTSLLAERGRLVPGTVPGAAVADPSVQLATEGAAL comes from the coding sequence GTGACCCACGAGCTTCTCACCATCGGGCGCATCAGCGTTGATATTTACCCGAACGACATCGGGGTAGACCTGGAGGACGTGACGTCCTTCGGGAAATACCTTGGTGGTTCCCCGTCCAATGTTGCCGTCGCCGCTGCCCGCCACGGGCGCCGGACCGGGGTTATCACCCGCACGGGCGAGGACGCGTTCGGCAACTACCTGCACCGCGAACTGCACAAGTTCAACGTCGATGACTCCTTCGTTTCCCCTGTCAAGGAGTATCCGACGGCGGTTACTTTCTGCGCAATCAAGCCGGCGACGGACGAGTTCCCACTGTACTTCTACGGCCGGTTCCCCACCGCACCTGACCTGCAGATCAAGGTTGAGGAGCTGGACCTGGACGCGATCCGGGAGGCCGGCATCTTCTGGTCTACGGTGACGGGCCTGTGCCAGGAGCCCAGTCGCAGCGCGCACGCCGCCGCCCACCAGGCGCGGCCCCGCACCGGTCTCGCCGAGGGGCAGTTCACTATCCTGGACCTGGATTACCGGCCCATGTTCTGGGCTTCGGAAGAGGAAGCCCGGGCAGAGGTTGCCAAGATCCTCCCGCACGTGACTGTCGCCATCGGCAATGACAAGGAATGCGCCGTCGCAGTGGGGGAAGGCACGCCGGATGAGCAGGCGGACCGCTTGCTGGCAGCCGGTGTGGAGATCGCCGTGGTCAAGCTTGGACCTGAGGGTGTGATGGCCAAGACCCGCACCGAGCGTGTGGTCTCTGCCCCGGTCCCCGTGGAAACTGTCAACGGACTGGGTGCCGGGGATTCCTTTGGCGGGGCCTTCTGCCACGGGCTGCTCTCGGGCTGGACGCTGGCCCAGGTCCTGGACTACGCCAATGCCGCGGGCGCGATCGTCGCCTCCCGTTTGTCCTGCGCCGACGCGATGCCGACGCCGGACGAAGTCACCTCGCTGCTGGCCGAACGCGGCCGCCTTGTGCCAGGCACTGTTCCTGGCGCCGCTGTTGCTGATCCCAGTGTGCAGCTTGCCACCGAAGGAGCAGCACTGTGA
- a CDS encoding deoxyribose-phosphate aldolase: protein MTLTPIAANQALNDDPRRYAHLSTIRLEDPDAVARAAKSRRRHPELKSGRQNFIVAADHPARGALAVGSDPVAMADRRQLLDRLQIALANPAVDGVLASPDIMDDLLLLGALDGKLVFGSMNRGGLSGLVNELDDRFTGHTAAALAALGADGGKMLTRICLGDPDTVATLEATAKAIDSLAERKLIAMVEPFLSVRENGRVRNDLSTNAVIKSIAIAEGLGSTSAYTWMKLPVVAEMERVMAATTMPTVLLGGDPEGTQDEVFASWQAALALPGVQGLTVGRTLLYPADGDVAGAVATAASLLHHTAEVSE from the coding sequence GTGACACTCACCCCGATCGCCGCCAATCAGGCGCTCAACGACGATCCGCGCCGGTATGCGCACTTGAGCACCATCCGGCTCGAAGACCCCGACGCCGTGGCCCGTGCCGCTAAATCCCGCCGACGCCACCCCGAACTGAAATCCGGCCGGCAGAACTTCATTGTCGCCGCAGACCACCCCGCCCGCGGCGCCCTGGCTGTAGGCAGCGACCCGGTGGCGATGGCGGACCGCCGCCAACTCCTGGACCGGCTGCAGATCGCGCTGGCGAACCCTGCGGTGGACGGGGTCCTGGCGTCCCCGGACATCATGGACGACCTGCTGTTGCTGGGTGCCTTGGATGGCAAGCTGGTGTTTGGTTCGATGAACCGGGGCGGGTTGTCCGGGCTGGTCAATGAGCTCGATGACCGTTTCACCGGCCACACCGCCGCAGCTTTGGCGGCCTTGGGCGCGGACGGCGGCAAGATGCTGACCCGCATCTGCCTGGGCGACCCGGACACTGTGGCCACCCTGGAGGCCACCGCCAAGGCCATCGACTCCCTCGCCGAGCGAAAACTGATCGCCATGGTGGAGCCCTTCCTGTCGGTCCGGGAGAACGGCCGGGTCCGCAACGACCTCTCCACGAATGCCGTGATCAAGTCGATCGCCATTGCCGAAGGACTGGGCTCCACCAGCGCTTACACCTGGATGAAGCTCCCGGTCGTGGCGGAGATGGAACGCGTCATGGCCGCGACCACCATGCCCACAGTCCTGTTGGGAGGCGATCCGGAAGGGACCCAGGACGAGGTCTTCGCCAGCTGGCAGGCGGCGCTGGCGTTGCCCGGGGTTCAGGGCCTCACCGTGGGCCGGACGCTTTTGTACCCCGCTGACGGGGACGTGGCAGGCGCCGTCGCCACCGCCGCTTCCCTCCTTCACCACACCGCAGAAGTATCGGAGTAG